A genomic stretch from Paucidesulfovibrio longus DSM 6739 includes:
- the ilvD gene encoding dihydroxy-acid dehydratase yields the protein MRSKKMTGGLEKAPHRSLMHALGLTREEMDRPLVGVCNAFNEIIPGHVHLRTLAEAVKSGVRMSGGTPMEFPAIGVCDGLAMNHEGMCFSLPSREIIADSIEIMAMAHPFDALVCITNCDKIVPGMLMAMLRLNIPAVIVSGGPMLAGKRKGQTSDLITVFEGVGMVKRGKMTEAELADLEECACPTCGSCSGMFTANTMNCLSEAIGMALPGNGTVPAVSSARVRLAKHTGMAVMNLLEKNIRPRDIVTDKSVQNAVAMDMALGGSTNTVLHLPAIFHEAGLNLDLTIFDEISRKVANLCKLSPAGHHHIEDLDQAGGIPAVMRAVAEAGNLHLDALTVTGKTVGQNLDDLKAQVLDPDVIRPLDKAYSPQGGIAILRGNLAEGGCVVKQSAVAPEMMQRTGTARVFDSEEDSVTAILDGKINPGDVVVIRYEGPKGGPGMREMLTPTSAIAGMGLGAEVALITDGRFSGGTRGAAIGHISPEAAEGGTIGLVKEGDRIKIDIPARSIELLVDQAELDQRRKNWTPKQKEISSPFLRRYTAHVTSASTGAVLK from the coding sequence ATGCGCAGCAAGAAAATGACCGGAGGATTGGAAAAGGCCCCGCATCGCTCCCTGATGCACGCCCTGGGCCTGACCCGCGAGGAAATGGACCGCCCCCTGGTGGGCGTCTGCAACGCCTTCAACGAAATCATTCCCGGACACGTGCACCTGCGCACCCTGGCCGAAGCCGTCAAGAGCGGCGTGCGCATGAGCGGCGGAACCCCCATGGAATTCCCGGCCATCGGCGTCTGCGACGGACTGGCCATGAACCACGAGGGCATGTGCTTCTCCCTGCCCAGCCGCGAAATCATCGCCGACTCCATCGAGATCATGGCCATGGCGCACCCCTTCGACGCCCTGGTCTGCATCACCAACTGCGACAAGATCGTGCCCGGAATGCTCATGGCCATGCTCCGGCTGAACATCCCCGCCGTGATCGTCTCCGGCGGCCCCATGCTGGCCGGAAAGCGCAAGGGACAAACCTCGGACCTGATCACCGTGTTCGAGGGCGTGGGCATGGTCAAGCGCGGCAAGATGACCGAAGCCGAACTCGCGGACCTGGAGGAATGCGCCTGCCCCACCTGCGGCTCCTGCTCCGGCATGTTCACCGCCAACACCATGAACTGCCTTTCCGAGGCCATCGGCATGGCCCTGCCCGGCAACGGCACGGTTCCGGCCGTCTCCTCGGCGCGCGTGCGCCTGGCCAAGCACACGGGCATGGCCGTCATGAACCTGCTGGAAAAAAACATCCGGCCCCGCGACATCGTCACGGACAAATCCGTGCAGAACGCCGTGGCCATGGACATGGCCCTGGGCGGCTCCACCAACACCGTGCTGCACCTGCCCGCCATCTTCCACGAGGCCGGACTGAACCTCGACCTGACCATCTTCGACGAAATCAGCCGCAAGGTGGCCAACCTCTGCAAGCTCTCGCCCGCCGGACACCACCACATCGAAGACCTCGACCAGGCCGGAGGCATCCCCGCCGTGATGCGCGCCGTGGCCGAAGCAGGAAACCTGCACCTCGACGCCCTGACCGTGACCGGAAAGACCGTCGGCCAAAACCTCGACGACCTCAAGGCACAGGTGCTCGACCCGGACGTGATCCGGCCCCTGGACAAGGCCTACTCGCCCCAGGGCGGCATCGCCATCCTGCGCGGCAACCTCGCCGAGGGCGGCTGCGTGGTCAAGCAGTCCGCCGTGGCTCCGGAAATGATGCAGCGCACAGGCACCGCCCGCGTGTTCGACTCGGAAGAGGATTCCGTGACCGCCATCCTCGACGGCAAAATCAACCCCGGCGACGTGGTCGTGATCCGCTACGAAGGCCCTAAAGGCGGACCCGGCATGCGGGAAATGCTCACCCCCACCTCGGCCATCGCGGGCATGGGCCTGGGCGCGGAAGTGGCCCTGATCACGGACGGACGCTTCTCCGGCGGCACGCGCGGCGCCGCCATCGGCCACATCTCGCCCGAAGCCGCCGAAGGCGGGACCATCGGACTCGTCAAGGAAGGCGACCGGATCAAAATCGACATCCCGGCCCGGTCCATCGAACTGCTCGTGGACCAGGCCGAACTGGACCAGCGCCGCAAGAACTGGACGCCCAAGCAGAAGGAAATCTCCTCGCCCTTCCTGCGCCGCTACACCGCACACGTCACCTCGGCCAGCACCGGAGCCGTGCTCAAGTAG